Within Leptospira noumeaensis, the genomic segment GCAAGAAGACGCGCCGACGCTAACGCCTCCTACGGAGGCTCAGCTACAGGGAACTTCGGGAAGACTAGTTCGTTATACGCAATTCATTTAAATCAACTCTTAAGAAGGAAAATATGAAAATATTTGAAGATACAGAATTTCAACATAAAAGTCCTAGTCAGATATTATCGACTGCAAACCAAATAAAAATGAAATTTGATAACAGAAAACTCGTATACTACAATCAAAGAAATGAACTTTCAAATCTAAAATATTGGATAGAATATAATGAAATATTAAATGAATGGGAAAAGGATTATAACAATTGGAATAAAAAATGGCCTCAAACAAGTCAAACACAGAATATTAATACATATAATGCTTACTTTATCGACGGGAATGAACTATTTGAGAAAATAGATACAAAATTCAACGAAATTTTTTCAAAATTTAATTTCGAAAAAACATATACCTCACAATCAACAGTAATTGATGGAATCAAAAATGATCTTGAATTAATCAAAGAGAGTTTTACGGATAAAGTAAACCAAGGCATTGAAAAAATATTAAACATAAAATCTGAACTTGAATTAGAGGGAGATTTTGGAAAAAGTATTTCTTCAAACAAAAAATCATCAATGATTGGAAAGTGGTTTTTCTTCACTTTATTTTTAGCAACTCTAATTGGATATGGTTTAACAATTTCACTGATTCAATTTCAAGATTACTTTAAAGCTTTGGATAATTTTGACAAGATCGCATTTAGAATATCTATATCCATACCATTTGCTTTAATAATTTACTTCTTTTGGACACAATATAAATTCTACAATATTTTATCGTTACGCTATAGCCATTTATCTAGTTTTATTGGTGGTGGAATTTCGCACTTAAATCAACTGTTAATTAATTACCCAAACCTCCAAGAACAAACAACATCTAAGATAACCAATTTATTTACAGATATATCAGATATCTTGAATCTTATAAATAAAACTAAATCTTCTCCCGTAGATATCAAAGATCTTTCAGAAGCACTTAACCGAATAGGTGAAATTACAAAAAACATCAATAAATGAACTGCGTATAACAGCACCTTCCCGCTACGCTTCGGCACAAGGCCTCGCTCGGCCTCCGGCAAATTGTCCTCCTGTCACTCGCTTGCATACGCAAGCTCCGTGCCAGTCCCTAACGTCCCATTCGGGACTCAGGGTCGGACAACTTCGGGAAGGCTAGTTCGTTATGCGCAAGAATCTTTAAATCATGAATTGGAAACCAAAAAATGAATTACTACGAATAATAAAAAAAATAAAACTTGAAGGAAAGTGCTTATCTATTAACTGCATTAATAAACCGATTAAGTCCCATGCAATTTCACAATCTTTACTTAAACTAATTTCGAAAAATGGGGAAGTAATCGTCTTTGAAAATAATTTCTTCAATGCTAGAAATCCAGAAGGTACAATAAAAGAAAAAAAGCGGGGAATTGCCAAAGCAACCACGTTCCCAGGTTTTTGTAGCTATCACGATAATTATATATTTGAAGAAATTGATAATCTCAATTTTGATCTATCAGGAAAACAGGCATTTTTGTATTTATTCAGATCATTATCCAAAGCAATAATCCAAAAAGAACAATCTATTACGCTTTTAAATGAGGCAAAAAGAATTGCCGAAAGTAACAATCTTAATTTGAAATTAAATAGTTTTGAATTAGGAATTCTAATAGGAATGATGAATTTAACCGAACATAAATTAAATCTTGATAGCTTATTATCAAATAATGATTTTAAAAGTATAAGATTTACTTTATTTCATATAGAAGGAATGCCAGATATACTATTCTCAGGAGCAACTTTTTTAGACTATGATTTTCAAGGAAACCAAATTCAGAATATTGCGAGAACCGACATTCTATTTGGGCTTCTTGCATTCTCGTCAGTTAAATTAGAGCACGGTTGGGGAATTCTTTTTGTATGGGACTCTAAAAGTGATTATGCATGTTTAGCTTTTTTTAATTCACTCAAGGAATATACAAAAGAATCGAAAGAAAATGCTAAATTATCTGAAGCTTTGGCAAGATTCATAATAACGAGATGTGATTGCACGGCAATAAATATAGACTTTTGGGAAAAACTAAACAATACCAAAAAGAAGGACATTCTATCCAACATCAACAATATAGTAAAGTATCCTTCCATCGAAACAAAAGATAATTTACTATTTGGGATCGAAAACATCTTTAACTTCAAGGTATCAAAGGTATCCGAAAACTACTAATTACCATAAAGATTCCAGCGCATAACAACGGCGAATCGCTTCGCTTCGGGACTTGCGCCCTCGCTCGGTCTGCGACACATAGGCTTCTGGCACTCCTCTTGCTTACGCAAGCGTCGTTCCAGTCCCTAACGTCCCGTTACCGGGACTCAGGGTCAGCCTACGTCGATTAGCCTAGTTCGTTATACGACATGTGGCAAAAATAATTGTAAACTTATAATTTGGGCAAAAGAAAATAAAAAAAGAATTGAATTTGTACCGTTATTCCGGCACACTTAAAAAGTGATAGAATTTACAGCTTATAAAGGCGAAAAATTCACTGTTGAGTGGTATTTTGATGAAAAAGAAAAATCTGATGTTCTAGATTATTTCAATGAACTTCCAGAAGATTTAAAAATTAAAACTTTGGCTTTGTTCAAAAGATTTGCTGACATTGGTGAAATCAAAGACAAAACTAAATTCAATTTTGAAGGAGACTCTCTTTTCGCTTTCAAACCAATTCCTCACAGGTTTCTTTGCTTTTTTGTAAAAGGGAAGAAAATAATCATTACTAACGCTTTTGTTAAAAAAACGGATAAGCTACCTAAAAACGAAAAAATTAGAGCTATTAAAAGAAGGGAAGATTATGAAACAAGAAGTAAAAAAGGCATCTACTACTAAATCTACATTTGATCGTTTAATGAAAGATAAATCCTTCAAAGCTAAATTT encodes:
- a CDS encoding type II toxin-antitoxin system RelE/ParE family toxin, which produces MIEFTAYKGEKFTVEWYFDEKEKSDVLDYFNELPEDLKIKTLALFKRFADIGEIKDKTKFNFEGDSLFAFKPIPHRFLCFFVKGKKIIITNAFVKKTDKLPKNEKIRAIKRREDYETRSKKGIYY